Proteins from one Deinococcus sp. AB2017081 genomic window:
- a CDS encoding aldo/keto reductase family protein, with amino-acid sequence MEFRNLGRSGLKVSEVALGGWVTFGQSVNDDAMVREIVTTAYDQGVNFFDQADVYARGRSEELMGAALRELPRHTLVISSKVYWPMSDDVNDQGLSRKHILESVGKSLKRLGTDYLDIYFAHRYDETVPMDEIVMAFDQVIRNGQALYWGTSMWPAARIAEAVEFARARGLHGPVTEQPEYSMIHRDRVEKDILPYTERAGVGLVVWSPLAMGLLTGKYDAGKPEGARLSENESFARDFLTDENIQKVRDLRPIADDLGITRAQLAVAWLLRHRGVSSVITGATKPQQIADTVKAAGVKLDAGVVQRIEEILNPV; translated from the coding sequence ATGGAATTCCGGAATCTGGGCAGGAGCGGGCTCAAGGTCAGCGAGGTCGCCCTGGGCGGCTGGGTCACCTTCGGGCAGAGCGTGAACGATGACGCCATGGTGCGCGAGATCGTGACCACCGCCTACGACCAGGGCGTGAACTTCTTCGATCAGGCCGACGTGTACGCCCGGGGCCGCAGCGAGGAACTGATGGGCGCGGCGCTGCGTGAACTGCCCCGGCACACGCTGGTGATCTCCAGCAAGGTGTACTGGCCCATGAGCGACGACGTGAACGACCAGGGCCTGAGCCGCAAGCACATCCTGGAGAGCGTCGGGAAGTCCCTGAAGCGGCTGGGCACCGATTATCTGGACATCTACTTCGCGCACCGCTACGACGAGACCGTGCCCATGGACGAGATCGTCATGGCCTTCGATCAGGTGATCCGGAACGGTCAGGCGCTGTACTGGGGCACCAGCATGTGGCCCGCCGCCCGCATTGCCGAGGCCGTGGAATTCGCCCGTGCCCGTGGCCTGCACGGCCCCGTGACCGAGCAGCCCGAGTACTCCATGATCCACCGCGACCGCGTCGAGAAGGACATCCTGCCGTATACCGAGCGGGCCGGCGTGGGTCTGGTCGTGTGGAGCCCCCTGGCGATGGGCCTGCTGACCGGCAAGTACGACGCCGGCAAGCCCGAGGGCGCCCGCCTGAGCGAGAACGAGAGCTTCGCGCGGGACTTCCTGACCGACGAGAACATCCAGAAGGTGCGCGACCTCAGGCCCATCGCGGACGACCTGGGGATCACCCGTGCCCAGCTCGCCGTGGCGTGGCTGCTGCGCCACCGGGGTGTGAGCAGCGTCATCACCGGGGCCACGAAGCCGCAGCAGATCGCGGACACCGTGAAGGCGGCGGGCGTGAAGCTCGATGCGGGCGTGGTGCAGCGGATCGAGGAGATCCTGAACCCGGTGTGA
- a CDS encoding DUF429 domain-containing protein codes for MNFIGLDLAWSVRNATGGAVAQLDGPGGRVTDTSLLGDDAEILAFIDRFADPACTVAIDAPLRVPNASGSRVAERELARVFGRFHAGAHPANRALVGDASGSVRGERLVAALEERGFVHDPLLVAGDAVRRVVEVFPHPAMVSLFGLTRTLKYKNKGQGRDALVSAWAALHAHLRALDGADPPLSGLDALLETDVTVLRGRALKAHEDQVDAVVCAYVALYAWRWGPARTEVFGTLEGGAILTPTLPERWPTGLTAP; via the coding sequence GTGAATTTCATCGGCCTGGATCTGGCGTGGTCGGTGCGCAACGCCACGGGAGGGGCGGTCGCCCAGCTGGACGGCCCCGGCGGTCGCGTGACCGACACCTCCCTGCTGGGCGACGACGCGGAGATCCTGGCCTTCATCGACCGGTTCGCCGATCCGGCCTGCACCGTGGCCATCGACGCGCCGCTGCGGGTGCCGAACGCCTCGGGGAGCCGCGTGGCCGAGCGGGAACTGGCCCGCGTGTTCGGACGCTTCCACGCGGGCGCCCATCCGGCCAACCGCGCGCTGGTGGGCGACGCCTCGGGCAGCGTGCGCGGCGAGCGGCTGGTCGCGGCGCTGGAGGAACGCGGCTTTGTCCACGACCCGCTGCTGGTCGCCGGAGACGCGGTGCGGCGCGTGGTCGAGGTGTTCCCCCACCCGGCCATGGTGTCGCTGTTCGGGTTGACCCGCACCCTGAAGTACAAGAACAAGGGCCAGGGCCGGGACGCCCTGGTGTCGGCATGGGCCGCGCTGCACGCGCATCTGCGGGCGCTGGACGGGGCCGATCCGCCGCTCTCGGGACTGGACGCCCTGCTGGAGACCGACGTGACGGTGCTGCGCGGCCGGGCACTGAAGGCACATGAGGATCAGGTGGACGCCGTGGTCTGCGCGTACGTCGCGCTGTACGCGTGGCGCTGGGGGCCGGCCCGCACCGAGGTCTTCGGCACGCTGGAGGGCGGAGCCATCCTCACGCCCACACTGCCGGAGCGCTGGCCGACCGGACTCACGGCGCCCTGA
- a CDS encoding cupin domain-containing protein — protein sequence MTPDEIIRDLGMQPHPEGGHYVQIWQDTHTVEGRPVCTSIYFLLRAGEVSHWHRVDATELWAYHAGAPLELSIWSGGDVQRLRLGPGILTGDRPQGTVPAHAWQSARSLGDWTLVGCVVAPGFRFEGFELAPPGWTPE from the coding sequence GTGACGCCGGACGAGATCATCCGCGACCTGGGCATGCAGCCGCATCCGGAAGGTGGCCACTATGTCCAGATCTGGCAGGACACGCACACGGTGGAGGGACGTCCGGTCTGCACCTCCATCTATTTCCTGCTCCGCGCTGGCGAGGTCTCGCACTGGCACCGCGTGGACGCCACCGAGCTCTGGGCGTATCACGCCGGAGCGCCGCTGGAGCTGTCGATCTGGAGTGGGGGAGACGTACAGCGCCTGCGGCTGGGCCCGGGCATCCTGACTGGCGATCGGCCCCAGGGCACCGTGCCGGCCCACGCGTGGCAGTCGGCGCGGTCGCTGGGGGACTGGACACTGGTGGGCTGTGTGGTCGCGCCCGGCTTCCGCTTCGAGGGGTTCGAGCTGGCGCCCCCAGGGTGGACGCCGGAGTGA